DNA from Denticeps clupeoides chromosome 7, fDenClu1.1, whole genome shotgun sequence:
GACTTGTGCGTGTCGTTCTTCTTGCCACGTCAAGCCGCGCAACGCCTTCCCTCACCTCATCAAGCTGTAAAGGCCATATTTCCAACATGTGACTCTTCACCTCCAGCTTCAGAACAAGCCCACCATGCAAGCTGCAGGTACGATGTTGTCATGCCACCAGGATGTGAACGTTTAATGGGCATGAAGTGATGCTCGCACCGTAGAAGACTAATGTAAACTCATGGGaacctttttttaatggcaggCCATGCTGTGTCCTCCGCCATGGAATCGAGCATGTGCCGCACCGTCCTGGCCATGCTCAGAGAACTTGAACCAAGCGGCGACTCGGCCACCGTCACCAGCAGAGGTATGGGGCACGGTTACCGAGGGTATAACAtggtgtgtgtgctcagtgggTTGAGTAGGTCTACTCCTTTTGATCAACGCAGGAATGCTGAGGTGGACGCTGAGCAACAAGGTGGAGAACAGCCCGGCCCTGTGTGTCTCGCTAGTGCGGGTTCTTGTGAAGGAACTGGAGCGGGTCAGTCTGTTTCTACGTGTTGCGTCGTTTCAGGCCATCGTTTTAGCAGTCGTTTCGTGACGTTTATGCAGTTCGGGCATGCCTGCCCCCTGTCTATATTCATTTCTCCCATTTCCTTTTTGAAGCTGAAGTGACGttattgctgctgctgcattcgTAGGGGATTTTAGGTGTGACATTTTAACACCCCGATTTACTTCTGCTTTATCGTTCAGGCCGAGCGATGTGGCTATAAGGCTCACATCATCCCGCTGGTCCACACTCTGGCTTACACAGTCCTCCAGGTCGGGCGTTTATTTGGAGAAATCATTTCCTTGCTATAAAAGTGTTCCTTTATCCACTGCTCCTTGTTTTAGACTGTGCTAGAATTTGATGATGATACGACGTCAGGGCTTGGGTAAACCCGGAGCTGTGTTGCTTCATTTTGCAGGACGGAATGGCACGTAACTGTCTTGTATTTTGTGTCGTGCTAGTCCGTGCATGTGCCGGAGGACCTGACCAAGAGAGTGTATGGCTGCATCAAAAAGCTGCTAATCCTCCCCGAGCCGTACTGCACTGTAGGCCTGCACTACGCCCGACTCATTTCCATGGAAATCACTACACCAGGTGATCAGACGCCTGGGAGATATCTGCAAATGAGTGTTTCCCTCAGCCAGGAGGTTTGAGCACactgtgcatttgtgtttttcacacTAGTGCACAGCTTGATACGTAAACATCGGCATCTATCAGTATGAAGCACTATGTGATATTCTAAAATGTTCCCACAAGCTGAAAAAAATGGTGAATGAGGactgcacaaatgtattttttagggTCAAAGTAGGTGGATAATAGGTTATCTGTACATTCAAGCTCTACTTCTGTCTTATTCAGCCATAGCTTGATGCGAGGTTTGCTATTTGCCACGTAAACAGGTCTGCACTATCACCGGAGGCTCATCACCGAACACTGTATAAAGAACGACAGCTGGGCCCTTCAGGAAAAGTGAGTCTCGTGCAATCGGCCATGCTAGTGAACAGTGTGGTGCAAGATAACTGTGTTTCCTGACTTGCATGACATGGCAGCTTCATCATTCTCTGTCCTGCCAGGGTCTTTGTATTTGCagaccctgctgtgttccctgAACCACTTTTGGCTGCTGCAAAGGCAGACGTTGAGTTCACCGGCCTGAACTACGACACCAAGGATTTCAAGTGTAAAGCTGTGTTGCACACGCTGCAGGCGATGTTGGGGAGGCAATGTCATGGTCCCAACCTTGCAGAAGCCCTGGAGGTTGGTGTTCTTAGATGTGTCTGGTTTCTGGGTCTGAAACTCAAATGTCAATAATTATATGAGGAGTAAAGTGTTGAGTTGCCATACTGATGTTGgtttaatattttcatatttaatatttagtttttttttttttgtgtgtgtgtgtgtgtttgtgtctgtgtgtgctgaaAAGGTCTGTGGTGAAGATATAAATGGGTACTTCCAGGAAGTGGTGGCcatcactgagcaaagcgcacAGTGTGCCGACCCCAAAAGCAGTAATTGCAGAGCCAGGATGCAACAGATCTACAGTGACATCATGATAGCTGCCAATAAAGGTGGGCTGAAGGTGGGCTCACCTCAGAAATTTGTTGCATTTACTGTTATATTTTCCTCTTGATAGAGTATACTTCATCATCTTTATATACTCACATGGCATATATGCCATATGTACTCCACATcagtcatttttcttttgtgtttttctttttgttattaGACCCATCATCCCAGGGTCCACTATGTGGGGTTCCACTGCCAGGCCCTGGGATTAGTTTCCATAGCTGGACACAAGACGAGGATATTTGTGAGTCTGAACGCATGTTTGCACTGTATCACCATTTTCTGTGGCTTACCTGAACTTCAGTGGTAGTTTGTGGTTTTCCACCACCAGGTTGTTTAAGTCCAGACATATTTCGtgtttagtgtttttttgtcccttttgttGATGTTAGATATTCTGCATAATATTAATTTGTGTTTCAAGTCTATTACACTTAATGAGGCAGTCCCACAGACAGGTCTGCAGTGTATTCTAATACAAACATTTGGTATTCAGTACTGGATTCACGTATGGAGGTTTTAGTTAGAGAATAGAGAAAACACACCtggtgcaataaaaaaaaacacatcagttttacatttactaaaatgtggatgtggatgagtcagtaaaaacaaatataattgCTGGTTGTAATGTATTATGTCCCATATTTTGGGCAACTTTGGGACTTCCCTTGATGCTTGTCAAATGacagtcagtaataaataatattcagaCTGATTTCCAATTTCCAATGCATCCTAAATACATTATTGTCTGTGTTGTAACAAAAGGCATTACTGAATTCGTTATTCAACCATCACTGTTTTGCATAATAATTTTGCCTGGAcacagattacattttttagtgtaatttacaaaaaaacctATACATTGTATGgcaatatttcaataaataagcATTGTCTTTTTAAAAGAGGTTCTCCTTGTACATCAGGGAATGAGCTGGCGAACTTCGCCCTGATGATCAGCCCAACTGAGCGCAGCTCACTATGTGCAGATGAGGAAGCGGAGGATCATGAGAGAAAGACCTCTGTCACATCCACCGACAGTGGGATTGAGGGGGACCTGCTTGCGAGTGACTTCAACGGACTCACCCTGGACTCTTCGGGTGTAGCCCTGCCCCTGGAGCACAGGGCCTCCATGGCCTTTCCCCGCTGGACTTGTGTGAGGAGACCAAAGGCTGCTGACAGAATAGCGTTGGTCAGGGAGTCTGTGAGGGGCAGTAATCAAGACCACACCTTTATAACAGAGGGGCAAAATCTCACTGCACATGTGGTGGTGATGGGAGATGACCAAACACTGGGCAGACTCGCCAGGACATTTCATTCAATACGGTATTTATCATGTTTCATATCACTACTGTGTAGCTTTTGAAAGTGTACATGACAAATGGTATTTACTTGGaaattgcaataaaaatgcCTTAGATCTTCAGATGTCTGGATAGATCAGATCAGAAGATTGGGTCATTCCAACCTTTATTGCTTGTAGAGTTAAGGCAAACAGTATGTTCTCCTTTGTTTTCCCTGAGCAAAATTAATTGTTTGTATAATACATTGTATTATATCTGAACCTGACATAATGTCTGCAGATTTAGCAGTTATGGACCTTCTGAATGTCTCAAGAATCAAAAATGATATAACTTCCTCTGCAGAAAAAGGGAGACCAGACATATTTTCCTGACAAAAAGACTAAAACTGGAGCTCTATTACATTCCTGTCATAAGTGAGTCTGCTGTGACAACAGCGGTTGAGgtaaatggcatttttttctgtcaaagCTGTCAGTCTGAATGTCATTGATATGATATCTTGCCCACAGTATTTTTCCAGACGGGCAGCACTACACGCTATGTGTGGGCCTTTGCTTACTCATCAAATGTATcttctggatttacataaatagataaaacaagaatttAACATGATCTTTAATCAAATGTAAAGCATAAGGATGttacacatttttatacattagTGTGTATAAAAATTTAGCTTGACCCTATCACTATCGACCCTTCCACGTTTTAAGGAGGTCTCCCTGccttacgttttttttttaagttgcttTGGTGCATTTCTCACAAAAGACTTACAATTTGCATAACAGCAAGTGCATTTCTCAAAACTATTAGTACAAATGGCAAAACATCATGGATGACCAGCAAAAGCAGGGAACCTCTTTAAAATCCTTAGTACAAGTATTTACATTGCTGAGAATGTCAATGTCATCAAAATGCCATGTCCATTCATTGGCCTCAGACATGACAGCCAAGATGTCAAGTCATGTTATCAATATAAAATTGgcacaatacaaacattttctgATGCAAAAATGACAAGGGCaggaaacataaaaataaaaagcaccgattacattttacatcagtggggtagtggtggcctagcggttaaggaagcagccccgtaatcagaaggttgccaatccgccaaggtgccaatgaggtgccactgagcaaaagtatcgtccccacacactgctccccaggcgcctgtcatggctgcccactgctcaccaagggtgattggttagtagcacattttgttgtgtgctgtgctgtgtatcacaatgacaatcatttcacttattTTCAAGACAATAGTCATGTTGCTTTCATAGGTAGTGTTCACTCTGTGAAATGTCTGAACGATCAAGGATATGGTTGTTCTCCACAATTTTGGCAGCACCCTTTGACGTGCTTGAGCCATTGAAAGACCATGATTTCTAACATGGTGTACAACTGTGGCCCTTATTTCATCAGAAACTGGCATATGTGGGACTGCTTGGTGAATTGCTTCTAAGATCTCACACCTGCAGGAACAATGGTTCACCTGAGAGCAATTTCAGGTGGTGCAGGAATCATTAGTATTGTGaatacaaacataaaaaagtttTGTAGAAACCTATAACTTGACAGCCAACGATATCTTGTTGAACACTTTTGACAACAATGACttacacaatgaaaaaatgacaaggtTGTATGGAGTGTAAGACTACACAATGCATTTTGATCATCacgaaagtgaactgattgtcactgtgatacactgcagcacagcatacacatcgaaatgtgtcctctgcttcggtaaccggtaaccttctgattacagggccgcttccttaaccactaggccaccactgcccatgacATGACACTGCCCATTGCTCATGACCTAAGCAATTGCTGATGCATTGTATAGCTGAGAATTTCACATAAGCATCTGCCTGAGTGAACTAAAGCAACTAAAGAACTAAAGAAATTGCTGTTATGATGTGCACAACTGATAAACCGCTTCTTGACAACCGCTTCTAGATATTTCTAATAGCTAAATTGTTTCTACAACAGGGTTGTAATCCATTTCACCACTTTACTTATGTAGTGTAAACATTCATTTGTTCTTATGTGTTCCCAACATGGATGTAAGAGTAAAACATGTGTTGGTTTTAGGAAAACACATCAACAGAGATGGGGAAAATGACTTTGGCCAGGTTCTTGGGAAACGTTGACCCTTGGTATGACTGCACTGTAAACGGTCTTGGATCCATGGTTCTGAAACTGGCACAGATGGTAATGCTTTGAATGGTCTGTTATTAAATCTGGCCTGAACTGAAATATCCCTTGTTCATCtgtagtacagtacaggccaaaagtttggacacaccttctcattcaatgtgttttctttttttttttcatgaccatttacgttggtagattctcactgaaggcatcaaaattataaatgaacacatgtggagttatgtacttaacaaaaaaactgaaaacatgttttatattctagtttctttgctctgattactgctttgcacactcttggcattctctcgatgagcttcaagaggtcgtcacctgaaatggttttccaacagtcttgaaagagtttagcacttgttggccccctTGCCTTcattctgcggtccagctcaccccaaactatctggattgggttcaggtccggtgactgtggaggccaggtctccactttttgttaagtacataactccacatgtgttcattcatagttttgatgccttcagtgagaatctaccaatgtaaatggtcatgaaaataaagaaaacacattgaatgagaaacttttggcctgtactgtatataagcCTCATGAACAGGTCTTGGTCACATAGctgtttaaatatgaatgattGGTGACGTGACCCACAGAGTTGTGTTATTAGTCATAACCACTCACACCAGCGGACATACACCTCTGTGTCTTTCCAGCGGCGTAGCTGCAATGATTCGTCGCAGTCCAGTTCCTTCTTGGTTGACATAATTTCATATTATGTTCGAACTGGCTTCCAGCCGGTTCACATACCCATCTACTCTATAAAGGTCAGAGCAATGAGCTGAATGGATGTGGAAATTAGTATCACCAGGTGGCTTCTCTTTACCCTCAgccttattttattttgtgttaagATTTCTTTTTCTAGGCTGAGTGCATGCCCTGTAGAAGACCTCTTTGTGTCCCACGTACAAATTGAGttcaaaatgcataaaacagcAACACTGAAATATACAAGTATGTTGCAATGCAATTAAGACTTTATTCAATAAATTGCTTTACTATAACATGGTGTATGTTTTAATGTATCTATGTTTATTTAAGGATCCATTTGTCAAAAGGTGCTAACACAGGAAATAGGTGGACCTGTCATTTCTGTCAATTACAGAAAAGTGAGTTCTTTCTACTTATTGTTGCAGTAAATTCACATTCATTCTACATGCTTAACATATTTTGATATCTTcatctgtacatttatgtatgTTTCAGGCTTCTttgagcaagagagagaaagacgtTGTCATGTCTCTGAGGACGAGGGGCATATGCATTAGTGCAGTGCCCCCCAATGGACAAAAGAGTATGTACATGTCATTTATctcaaaagaaaaattaaaaatgatattCATGGAATAAAGATGCAACCTAGTTGTGCTAATCAGGACATCTTATTTGAGCTCAGATCTGATTCCTACAAACTAATACCAGAGACAAATAAATGTGGGTGTATTGGAGTGTGTGATGTTGTCAATAAGTCAATATAAGATTtgactttattactttattgaCTTCCTGTTCCATTGTTTAACTAAACTGGACAATTCAAGTGAATCTGGTTTCTCTCTTGCTGGCAGATTTTGACAGCCTTTCTGTGCGTTTCAGTGAGATTATTCCAGGAACAAACAGGGTAAGTCACTTTCATAGTCACTActcatgttcatattttatgGCAAGCACCCACAGAGTAAACGACTTGACCAAATTGTCCCCCTAAAATGGCTTTGACACCGGAATAATAAAGCAACTCTGGAATTTTAAACTAATGCATCAAGTCAAGTCATAAAGCATAATCTCTCGTTCTCCGTTTTACcttattttgcatttatgtagttttcctttttttagatGGACACTATCAGGACAGGCAGCATCAGCATACGAGCTCTAGAGAAACATAACTTCACTCTCTGCCTTGACAAAGACTCACGCAAGACTTTCAAAGATGTCCAAAGGTGAAATACAGCAAAATACCATGCATTAATTTGTTTGACAGTCGTTCATctattattttttcccccagaatTGAAATCAGTCAAGCTTTAGATCCTGGGTGCTGTCTGCACAGCTCTAAGTCCAGGCATGTCTTACATGACAAAGAAGCATCTCTGAGCAAGTACATGAGCAAGTCTTTGAAGCTGCCAATCAACACATTCTCAGGGATCATACCGTAAAGATGGAGCTTTTCAGGCAATGTAACTGGAAATAGGTTTATGGACCATGGACCTATGTCATCATGTTCAGTTCAAAAAGCGTTACATGTCCAACAGAACAACATGGACGAGCCCTGATGAACCAATGTGAACAAATGTTGAAACTGAAAGAGTCCTGTTTTTTATTAGATGTTTTAccgtagtgtgtgtgtgtgtgtgcgtgcaatgGTAACACATTGTTAACATGGTAAATATGTTTTCTTATTACGTTCTTTCATAAATTTACATATGTTTTCTCATATTGCACTTATGTTATAtgaacatttgttttattgtgcattgaACATAGctccaggtctttttttttttgttttacatatttaaaagcaGTATTTATAGACTGTGAAAATAAAAGTATATGTGCAGATGTTTAACAATGTTTTCTGCTGTGATGAAAAGTATTGTTTAGAAGTTTAGTTTTAATGTAGAAAGGTCCGTCCACTGAGATGTTTAAATGTATGGAAAATACTGTTATATTAATATAGAAATTTAGAGCAGCCCATTATCACAAACGCGGGTCTACTTCTAACAGGGGAATtgatcataaaaaatatttttgtaatctcATGAGCTCATGCGTTTTTCCCCATTTAAAGCAATGCAATTTCGAGACGACCCCAAACTTTTTTTGTAcgcatattaaaatattgtacaGAAATACAGCACCATGCGAGCTTTATACACGTGATGGTTATATTACTCAAATTGGACAGACGTGTTAATgcgttttttttacaaagcaaaCGAACAAATAGCACACGCGGACGCGCGGCGGGGAACCCCGGACGTGCAGTGACCGCCTGTGTCCGAGGGTGGCGCTAGAGTCCGAAACGTCCCACGTCCGCCGGACTCTGGAGCGAGTTTCCTCACGGGCGACATGAGTGGCGGGTCGCACGACGCGTGAAGGACGCGGCCGGCAACTTCTtctcaggtaaaaaaaaaaaaaaaaaaaaaaaaaaaaaaacttttcgcGGACTGGCGCCAGAATGGCGTGAAATGACGCGGGCGGCAGGTGCATGCGAGCTGGATAAAGTCGCGGGTGCTTCCCGTCTGGCCGAATTAAAACGCGTCACCGTTTAAACGTAGCTACGTTCCTCTTCGCGCACTTTTTAAAGCAGCATAAACTTAATTTAATACCCGCCGAATGTAGGCCTGTCCACCGTGCAGGAAAGTTTGTCAAGCTTCATTAAGTATTTGCACTTCGTTCTCTGGAAAACGAGAAATAGACACTTGGTTGTGAAAGTATGAACCCGATAAGTCCTGATAAGAATGAATTATTGTTCTGGTGCTGCGTTTCATCTTGCGCTTCTCTTCCTGTTCTAATGTGCTtcctgtttatgtttttttttgttgttgttgtcgtcgtCCTGGTTTTACATGAAGGCTGCGGTGTGACCGCAGCCATGAAGAGGAACCACCAGTGGGACGTGAGGAGCGCCCTGGCCCTGGCTGGAGCGTTCAGCTTCCTGCATTCCTGCTCCCGAGCATGTCTGCTGCCCTTCTTCACCCTGTACCTCAGATACCTGGGCCTCAGTGCCTCCATGGTGGGCGTCGTTATGGGAACCAGGCACCTCATCTGTCTGGTCTGGAACCCCATTTCCTGCCTCTTTGCCAAGCACTACGACAAGCGGCGGGCCGTCATTGTGACGTCCCTAGTCTGCTCGGCTGGGGTTGTCCTGACCATCCTACTTATGCCACCTGCCGGTGGGAAACCTGACACAAGCCACTGTAACGTCACCGAGCTCGAAATCAGCCCCACTGATGGCACCGGTTTATATTTATCAAAAGGCCGCCAAAACGCTGCAGTTTCTCTGTCTCCTGACTTTGTGTCTGCAGGGACCCAGACGCTCAGCCAAAATCGCACAGAGCCTCTTTCTCAGGCCAACACTACAGCCCCTTCCTCACCAACCCGCCAATACGGCATGCAGCACGAAGCCCCGGTCAACCAAACAGGCATCACAGGGGCAGAAGAGGCCAATGGTACTGCCTCCCTGGCAGTGTCACTGAACAGGCGTATCAGGTCCAAGGATCAACAAGCACATTACCCGTTTCTTGAGGGCCTCAACATGATGGATGACCTGCACCAGCTTTTCTTCCTGGTGCTCATCGCGGTCGGACTCTGGGAACTCGTCTCGGCGCCCCT
Protein-coding regions in this window:
- the pik3r6b gene encoding phosphoinositide 3-kinase regulatory subunit 6 → MQAAGHAVSSAMESSMCRTVLAMLRELEPSGDSATVTSRGMLRWTLSNKVENSPALCVSLVRVLVKELERAERCGYKAHIIPLVHTLAYTVLQSVHVPEDLTKRVYGCIKKLLILPEPYCTVGLHYARLISMEITTPGLHYHRRLITEHCIKNDSWALQEKVFVFADPAVFPEPLLAAAKADVEFTGLNYDTKDFKCKAVLHTLQAMLGRQCHGPNLAEALEVCGEDINGYFQEVVAITEQSAQCADPKSSNCRARMQQIYSDIMIAANKDPSSQGPLCGVPLPGPGISFHSWTQDEDIWNELANFALMISPTERSSLCADEEAEDHERKTSVTSTDSGIEGDLLASDFNGLTLDSSGVALPLEHRASMAFPRWTCVRRPKAADRIALVRESVRGSNQDHTFITEGQNLTAHVVVMGDDQTLGRLARTFHSIRKRETRHIFLTKRLKLELYYIPVISESAVTTAVEENTSTEMGKMTLARFLGNVDPWYDCTVNGLGSMVLKLAQMRRSCNDSSQSSSFLVDIISYYVRTGFQPVHIPIYSIKISFSRLSACPVEDLFVSHVQIEFKMHKTATLKYTRSICQKVLTQEIGGPVISVNYRKASLSKREKDVVMSLRTRGICISAVPPNGQKNFDSLSVRFSEIIPGTNRMDTIRTGSISIRALEKHNFTLCLDKDSRKTFKDVQRIEISQALDPGCCLHSSKSRHVLHDKEASLSKYMSKSLKLPINTFSGIIP